Proteins encoded by one window of Agarivorans sp. Alg241-V36:
- a CDS encoding LysR family transcriptional regulator → MDLIDGLKAFVATAQTGSFTEAAQRLGISNRLSSKYVAELETKIGARLLQRTTRKVGLTPSGQQLLNRAPALLDELDDLLTGIGEEAKGLSGILRIAAPVTLGEIYIKGLLSRFAAIHPQLSIDLRLSDEHVDLASDGFDLAFRVGMPDVVTLKARKLFEFTSHLVASPNYLTLKGTPLRPDDLETHTCIIDTNRRNAKRWVFQQNGQEYAFNPSRNLMVNSANIARDWAVEGCGVALCPNFVLHKELSEGKLVRLLENYDLPMHPLFAVYLDGNVLPRKVRALIDFAVEDVQNNQIVSLPTA, encoded by the coding sequence ATGGACTTGATTGACGGCTTAAAAGCATTTGTTGCTACAGCGCAAACCGGTTCCTTTACCGAAGCAGCGCAGCGCTTAGGCATATCTAACCGGCTAAGCTCAAAATACGTGGCGGAGTTAGAAACCAAGATTGGTGCTCGTTTGCTGCAACGCACTACCCGAAAAGTAGGGCTTACGCCTTCGGGTCAGCAGCTACTTAATCGCGCGCCCGCCTTATTGGATGAGCTAGATGATTTGCTCACAGGCATTGGTGAAGAAGCTAAAGGCCTAAGCGGTATATTACGTATAGCTGCGCCGGTTACTCTTGGTGAAATTTACATAAAAGGTTTATTGAGTCGCTTTGCCGCCATCCACCCTCAGCTAAGTATTGACCTGCGCTTAAGCGACGAGCATGTAGATCTAGCAAGTGATGGTTTCGACTTGGCCTTTCGAGTAGGCATGCCCGATGTAGTAACGTTAAAAGCTCGCAAGCTGTTTGAATTCACCAGCCACTTAGTGGCCTCGCCCAACTACTTAACGCTTAAAGGCACGCCACTTCGCCCCGATGACTTAGAGACCCATACTTGTATCATCGACACCAATAGGCGTAATGCTAAACGCTGGGTATTCCAGCAAAACGGCCAAGAATACGCCTTTAACCCTTCACGAAACCTAATGGTGAACAGTGCCAATATTGCTCGAGACTGGGCTGTGGAAGGTTGCGGAGTAGCACTATGCCCCAACTTTGTTTTGCATAAAGAGCTAAGTGAAGGGAAGCTGGTGCGGCTGCTGGAAAACTACGACCTGCCAATGCATCCGCTGTTTGCGGTTTACCTAGACGGTAATGTGCTGCCGCGTAAGGTAAGAGCGCTGATCGATTTTGCGGTGGAAGATGTTCAGAACAATCAAATTGTCTCTCTCCCCACAGCTTAG
- the choV gene encoding choline ABC transporter ATP-binding protein, whose product MSAISIKNLDVVFGFHTAKSLALLDKGASRPEIIDATGDVVGVHDVSLDIKKGEICVLMGLSGSGKSSLLRAINGLNTVTRGSLTIEDGEQPIDLANCDKAALRHLRTNRISMVFQKFALMPWLSVLDNAAFGLEMQGIAKAERRRLAEETLELVGLAEWKDNFPHELSGGMQQRVGLARAFTMDSDILLMDEPFSALDPLIRTQLQDELLELQRKLNKTIVFVSHDLDEALKLGNKIAIMESGRLIQHGKPEDIVLNPKTEYVGEFVAHTNPLNVLCGRSLMTKASALKVLNDKLVLSEYDQSFIQVNHLKQVISVTRGEKLLPLHRWQEGDKLESLSRDSQVIAPADVSMREGLEIRYRTGLPVLLADEGVLVGVLADNDFYHALLGKHFSYEASA is encoded by the coding sequence ATGAGCGCAATTAGTATTAAAAACTTAGATGTTGTTTTTGGTTTTCATACTGCCAAATCATTAGCCTTGTTAGACAAAGGCGCTAGCCGCCCAGAGATTATTGATGCCACAGGTGATGTGGTAGGCGTTCATGATGTGAGCCTTGATATTAAAAAGGGCGAGATTTGCGTATTAATGGGCTTGTCTGGTTCGGGCAAGTCGAGCTTGTTACGGGCGATTAATGGGCTAAATACGGTTACGCGTGGTTCACTGACCATTGAAGATGGCGAACAGCCTATTGATTTGGCTAACTGCGACAAAGCGGCTTTACGCCACTTGCGTACTAATCGTATCTCGATGGTGTTTCAAAAATTTGCCTTAATGCCTTGGTTAAGTGTTTTGGATAACGCTGCCTTTGGCTTAGAGATGCAAGGCATTGCCAAGGCCGAACGCAGGCGTTTAGCCGAAGAAACTCTCGAGCTAGTGGGCTTAGCCGAGTGGAAAGATAACTTCCCGCATGAGCTATCGGGTGGCATGCAGCAAAGGGTAGGGCTGGCGCGAGCATTTACCATGGACAGCGATATTTTGTTGATGGACGAACCGTTTTCGGCGCTAGACCCTTTGATAAGAACCCAGTTACAAGATGAGCTGTTAGAGCTACAGCGTAAGCTAAATAAAACCATTGTATTTGTAAGTCACGATTTAGACGAAGCGCTGAAGCTAGGCAATAAAATTGCCATTATGGAGTCGGGTCGTTTAATACAGCATGGTAAACCAGAAGACATAGTGCTTAATCCTAAAACTGAATACGTAGGGGAGTTTGTTGCTCATACTAATCCCTTGAATGTGCTGTGTGGTCGCTCTTTAATGACTAAAGCAAGTGCGCTTAAAGTTCTAAACGATAAGCTGGTATTGAGCGAGTATGATCAAAGCTTTATTCAAGTGAACCATCTTAAGCAGGTAATATCAGTGACGCGTGGTGAAAAGCTTTTGCCTCTGCATCGATGGCAAGAGGGTGATAAGTTAGAGTCACTAAGTAGGGATAGCCAAGTAATAGCACCTGCAGATGTATCGATGCGCGAGGGCTTAGAGATACGCTATAGAACGGGATTACCAGTGTTACTGGCCGATGAAGGCGTGCTGGTGGGAGTATTAGCCGATAATGATTTCTACCATGCGCTGCTAGGTAAACACTTTTCTTATGAAGCGAGCGCCTAA
- the choW gene encoding choline ABC transporter permease subunit — translation MDFITEHKIPLGEWMATFVDWLTYSAAGFFDSVSYTLESVIMFLVELFKWFPPSVPIVVTALLAWFLHRSISLVIFIVAALLLIMNMGYWEEMLETLVLVLSATTISLLVGVPIGIVAAHKPWLYTILRPILDLMQTIPTFVYLIPTLVLFGLGVVPGLISTIIFAIAAPIRLTYLGISRVPDELVEAGKAFGASRLKLLLKVELPAAMPNIMAGVTQCIMLSLSMVVIAALVGADGLGKPVVRALNTVNIAQGFEAGLAIVLVAIILDRLCKSPASQNKEA, via the coding sequence GTGGACTTTATTACAGAGCATAAAATCCCATTAGGTGAATGGATGGCCACCTTCGTGGATTGGCTAACCTACAGCGCCGCCGGATTTTTTGACTCAGTGTCATATACCCTCGAATCAGTGATTATGTTTTTGGTGGAGTTATTTAAATGGTTTCCGCCTTCGGTGCCCATTGTGGTTACCGCCTTATTAGCGTGGTTTTTACACCGCAGTATTTCCCTCGTGATATTTATCGTAGCTGCCTTGTTGCTAATTATGAACATGGGTTACTGGGAAGAGATGCTTGAAACATTAGTATTGGTGCTAAGTGCTACCACTATTTCGTTGTTGGTAGGCGTGCCAATTGGCATTGTTGCTGCACATAAACCTTGGTTATACACCATACTCAGGCCCATTCTCGATTTGATGCAAACCATTCCCACCTTTGTTTATTTAATTCCCACCTTAGTGCTATTTGGTTTAGGGGTGGTTCCGGGGCTTATTTCTACCATTATTTTTGCCATTGCTGCTCCAATACGTCTCACTTATTTAGGCATTAGCCGGGTACCAGATGAGCTGGTTGAGGCCGGTAAAGCATTCGGTGCAAGCCGATTGAAGTTACTGCTTAAAGTTGAGTTGCCGGCGGCAATGCCAAATATTATGGCAGGAGTAACCCAGTGCATTATGTTGTCTTTATCAATGGTGGTGATAGCCGCCCTTGTAGGGGCTGACGGCCTAGGTAAGCCGGTAGTTCGCGCTTTAAACACGGTGAATATAGCCCAAGGTTTTGAAGCGGGATTAGCGATTGTATTGGTGGCGATTATTTTAGACCGCTTATGTAAAAGCCCTGCCAGCCAGAACAAAGAGGCTTAG
- a CDS encoding MFS transporter: MKTVKPWYVAQMSIGVVQWVAIALLLAPLIIERTGSGALMGSVMSLIGIFGISAPLIGWLADKYAIHRQLQKVALFSHLLSLILLYFATTQSYMYLLVGLSIGIGTVSQLVLNPTFVLNALPAKLHSRGLSRLFQFQFLGIVIAGSLLGLVSLFNWTSEQQLQLQLLMALVSISIVTVFIAPPPKISQSKELEQAADETNKEETLTPKNKAAFCAFLVTIFLSMFTSTNLMETGPLIIKQVFSVDLGHSAFGLAISAILTIILLEPAGRWADKSGPYVVWITGLSCYAITAIGLCLAVGTQIPSALPVLLIVLLMQAISWFDMVIPAIAEQLSPYSPALTQGILLFAMSFGFGSGALIAGELIDSDGFVAIVEFCAMSMLITLAIAALTLGLKRRSR, from the coding sequence ATGAAAACCGTTAAACCTTGGTACGTGGCCCAAATGTCGATTGGCGTGGTGCAGTGGGTAGCGATTGCCCTGCTACTTGCCCCACTAATTATTGAACGCACTGGCAGCGGAGCGTTAATGGGCTCGGTCATGTCGCTCATTGGCATTTTTGGTATTAGCGCGCCACTTATTGGCTGGCTGGCCGACAAATACGCGATTCATCGGCAACTGCAAAAGGTGGCGCTATTCTCTCACTTACTATCGCTAATACTGCTCTACTTCGCTACTACGCAAAGCTATATGTACTTGCTGGTTGGCTTAAGTATTGGCATTGGTACGGTGTCGCAGTTGGTGCTAAACCCAACTTTTGTGTTAAATGCACTGCCAGCCAAGCTACATAGCCGAGGCTTAAGCAGGCTATTCCAATTTCAGTTTTTAGGTATTGTTATCGCCGGCTCATTACTAGGCTTAGTAAGCCTATTTAATTGGACTAGCGAGCAACAATTGCAATTGCAATTGCTAATGGCACTGGTGAGTATTTCTATCGTTACGGTGTTTATTGCCCCGCCACCTAAAATAAGCCAGAGCAAAGAGCTTGAGCAAGCGGCTGACGAAACCAACAAAGAAGAGACTCTGACACCGAAAAACAAAGCGGCGTTTTGTGCCTTTTTGGTCACTATTTTTCTTTCAATGTTTACCTCTACCAACCTAATGGAAACAGGTCCACTAATTATTAAACAGGTATTTTCGGTGGACTTGGGGCACTCGGCCTTTGGCTTAGCTATCTCAGCCATTCTAACCATCATACTGCTTGAACCCGCCGGTCGCTGGGCAGATAAAAGCGGCCCTTATGTTGTGTGGATAACCGGGCTTAGCTGCTACGCCATTACCGCTATTGGTTTGTGCTTAGCTGTGGGAACACAAATACCTAGCGCCCTACCGGTTTTGTTGATTGTGCTGCTGATGCAGGCTATTTCTTGGTTTGATATGGTGATCCCCGCCATCGCCGAGCAACTCAGCCCCTACTCTCCGGCGCTAACCCAAGGTATCTTGCTGTTTGCTATGTCTTTTGGTTTTGGTTCTGGAGCACTAATCGCTGGCGAACTCATCGACAGCGACGGCTTTGTAGCGATTGTAGAGTTTTGCGCTATGAGTATGCTAATTACTTTAGCCATTGCAGCACTTACTTTAGGCCTTAAACGCCGCTCTCGTTAA
- a CDS encoding glutathione S-transferase family protein → MLVNGVWTEDWQPLQKADEQGRFVRQTSGFRNWITADGSPGPTGEGGFKAEAGRYRLYVALICPWASRTLIARKLKGLEALIPVTVLNPSLSSQGWRFGGYQGADQDPLFASSYMHQIYTRADPSFTGRATVPVLWDMQKNVIVNNESADILRMFDSAFEQLVPSNIRLYPEQHSEEIDALNARIYHQFNNGVYKAGFTQSQTAYQEAVTGVFELLEELEKRLTKQQYLIGDKLTETDIRTFVTLIRFDLAYYGLFKTNRKQIADYPLLSAYMQRILALPGVAETVNVDHITRGYYSIKALNPSGVRPIGPAHIDDLMAALA, encoded by the coding sequence ATGTTAGTAAATGGAGTGTGGACCGAAGACTGGCAGCCTTTACAAAAAGCCGATGAACAGGGGCGTTTTGTAAGGCAAACCTCTGGGTTTCGCAATTGGATTACTGCCGATGGCAGTCCTGGGCCAACGGGCGAGGGGGGCTTTAAAGCCGAAGCGGGGCGCTATAGATTATATGTAGCCTTAATTTGCCCTTGGGCATCACGCACGCTGATTGCGCGCAAGCTTAAAGGCTTAGAAGCATTAATTCCTGTTACAGTGCTTAACCCAAGTTTAAGCTCGCAAGGCTGGCGCTTTGGCGGCTACCAAGGCGCCGATCAAGACCCGCTGTTTGCTTCCTCTTACATGCATCAAATATATACCCGTGCCGATCCTAGCTTTACCGGTAGAGCCACCGTGCCAGTGCTCTGGGACATGCAAAAAAATGTGATAGTGAATAATGAAAGCGCCGATATTCTGCGGATGTTTGATAGTGCCTTTGAGCAGCTAGTACCTTCTAACATTCGCCTTTATCCAGAGCAACATAGTGAAGAGATTGACGCCCTAAATGCGCGAATTTATCACCAGTTTAATAACGGCGTTTATAAGGCTGGATTTACTCAATCACAAACTGCTTACCAAGAGGCGGTAACCGGAGTGTTTGAGCTATTAGAGGAGTTGGAGAAAAGGCTAACAAAGCAGCAATACCTAATCGGGGACAAGCTTACCGAAACTGATATTCGCACCTTTGTAACGCTAATACGCTTTGATCTTGCCTATTACGGTTTGTTTAAAACCAATCGTAAACAAATAGCTGATTACCCGCTGTTATCAGCTTACATGCAACGAATACTGGCCTTACCTGGAGTGGCGGAGACGGTTAATGTTGACCACATCACTCGCGGCTATTATTCAATTAAAGCCTTAAACCCATCTGGAGTTAGGCCTATTGGGCCTGCGCATATCGATGATTTAATGGCGGCGTTAGCCTAG
- the yghU gene encoding glutathione-dependent disulfide-bond oxidoreductase encodes MTTEFIPPKVWTMDSESGGQWASINRPDSGARHEKTLAVGANPLQLHSLATPNGQKVTIMLEELLALGIKEAEYDAYLINIGEGDQFSSGFVDINPNSKIPALSDHSGDTPIRVFESGAILLYLAEKFGHLLPKDPAARTETMNWLFWLQGSAPYLGGGFGHFYAYAPEKYEYPINRFTMETKRQLDVLDKRLANNQYLGGSEYSIADIATWPWYGNVVLNTVYEAAEFLDAASYTNVMRWAKEIEQRPAVQRGRIVNRVWGEEWEQLAERHSAADIDAVLSKKP; translated from the coding sequence ATGACTACAGAATTTATACCGCCTAAAGTTTGGACCATGGACAGCGAAAGTGGTGGTCAGTGGGCAAGCATTAATCGACCCGATTCAGGCGCTCGGCATGAGAAAACCCTGGCTGTGGGCGCCAACCCTTTGCAACTGCATTCGCTCGCTACGCCTAACGGGCAAAAAGTAACGATTATGCTTGAGGAGCTGCTTGCACTGGGTATTAAAGAGGCAGAGTACGACGCTTATTTAATTAACATTGGCGAAGGCGATCAATTCTCTTCTGGCTTTGTTGATATTAACCCAAATTCTAAAATCCCGGCCTTAAGTGACCATTCCGGTGATACGCCGATTCGAGTATTTGAATCAGGTGCTATTTTGCTTTATTTGGCTGAAAAATTTGGCCACTTACTTCCTAAAGATCCAGCAGCACGCACCGAAACCATGAACTGGCTGTTTTGGCTGCAAGGCTCGGCCCCTTACCTTGGTGGTGGCTTTGGTCATTTTTATGCCTATGCGCCAGAGAAATACGAATACCCAATTAACCGCTTCACCATGGAAACCAAACGCCAGCTAGATGTATTGGATAAACGCCTCGCCAACAATCAGTATTTGGGTGGCAGTGAATATAGCATCGCCGATATTGCTACCTGGCCTTGGTATGGCAATGTGGTGCTTAACACGGTGTATGAAGCCGCCGAGTTTTTGGATGCCGCTAGCTACACCAATGTAATGCGTTGGGCCAAAGAAATTGAACAACGGCCGGCCGTGCAGCGCGGCCGCATTGTTAATCGCGTTTGGGGCGAAGAGTGGGAGCAATTGGCAGAACGCCACAGCGCAGCAGATATAGATGCGGTGCTAAGTAAAAAGCCTTAA
- the ygiD gene encoding 4,5-DOPA dioxygenase extradiol, with amino-acid sequence MVTLQGLNTLSAKLAKTQSMPVVFIGHGNPMNAIEENRFNQSWSQLGQALPRPQAILMISAHWVSKGVSLVDNSAKPKTIHDFYGFPEALSAQRYPAKGDPVLAQQLTELLSEQQVQTDNSWGLDHGAWSVLKWMYPAADVPVFQLSIDVSKDLSWHFALGRTLSALRKRGVLIIGSGNVVHNLAALKPSQQPYEWAQEFDAFFAKRLEQRQFSELLNPAAMGGLMRKANPSIEHYIPAITVAGASSKQDHLSVVCQGFDLSAISMRSFVFHQI; translated from the coding sequence ATGGTTACTTTGCAAGGCTTAAACACACTTAGCGCTAAGCTAGCAAAAACGCAGTCTATGCCAGTGGTGTTTATTGGCCACGGCAACCCAATGAATGCCATAGAGGAAAATCGCTTTAACCAAAGTTGGTCGCAGCTTGGGCAAGCTCTGCCTAGGCCGCAGGCAATATTGATGATTTCAGCGCACTGGGTGAGCAAGGGAGTAAGTCTGGTAGATAACTCGGCCAAGCCTAAAACCATTCATGATTTTTACGGCTTTCCAGAGGCTTTATCTGCACAGCGTTATCCCGCCAAGGGCGACCCTGTGTTGGCGCAGCAGCTAACGGAGTTGTTAAGTGAGCAACAAGTGCAAACTGATAACAGCTGGGGCCTTGATCATGGCGCTTGGTCGGTACTTAAGTGGATGTATCCAGCTGCAGATGTTCCGGTATTTCAGCTTTCTATCGATGTATCAAAAGACTTGAGTTGGCACTTCGCCCTAGGGCGCACTTTGTCGGCGCTGCGTAAGCGCGGTGTGTTAATCATTGGTTCGGGCAATGTAGTACATAACTTAGCAGCGCTAAAGCCGAGCCAGCAGCCCTATGAATGGGCCCAAGAGTTCGATGCATTTTTTGCTAAGCGCTTAGAGCAGCGACAGTTTTCCGAGCTATTAAACCCAGCAGCCATGGGCGGCTTAATGCGCAAGGCTAACCCAAGTATAGAGCACTATATACCAGCAATTACTGTGGCGGGTGCGTCAAGTAAACAAGATCATTTAAGTGTGGTTTGCCAGGGTTTTGACCTTAGCGCTATATCCATGCGTTCGTTTGTTTTTCATCAGATTTAA
- the arsB gene encoding ACR3 family arsenite efflux transporter translates to MGLFERYLTVWVGLAIIVGIAAGSLMPEVFAVVAGLEFAHVNLVIALLIWLMIYPMMVQIDFSSIKDVGKKPKGLVLTIVINWLIKPFSMALLGWLFFKGIFADWVDPSTATEYIAGMILLGVAPCTAMVFVWSQLTKGDANYTLVQVSINDVIMIFAFAPIAGFLLGMSDITVPWNTLLISVVLYVLVPLIAGAVTRKKLDKENDHSRLNQFLATMKPWSIIGLLATVVLLFGFQSETILAKPEAIVLIAIPLLIQTYGIFALAYWLAKRMKLPHNIAAPACMIGTSNFFELAVAVAISLFGLHSGAALATVVGVLVEVPVMLSLVWFANRTRHWFS, encoded by the coding sequence ATGGGATTGTTTGAAAGATATTTAACCGTGTGGGTCGGCCTCGCTATTATTGTGGGCATTGCTGCGGGTAGCTTAATGCCAGAGGTATTTGCGGTAGTGGCTGGCCTTGAGTTCGCGCATGTTAATTTAGTGATTGCCTTACTTATTTGGCTAATGATTTACCCAATGATGGTGCAAATTGATTTTTCATCGATTAAGGATGTAGGCAAAAAGCCTAAAGGTTTAGTGCTTACCATTGTGATTAATTGGCTGATTAAACCCTTTAGCATGGCGCTGCTAGGTTGGTTGTTTTTTAAAGGTATTTTTGCCGATTGGGTAGACCCAAGCACCGCTACCGAGTACATCGCAGGCATGATTTTGCTCGGCGTAGCGCCGTGTACCGCCATGGTATTTGTATGGAGCCAGCTTACTAAGGGCGATGCTAACTATACCTTGGTGCAGGTATCGATTAATGATGTGATTATGATCTTCGCTTTTGCGCCTATCGCCGGTTTTTTACTTGGCATGAGTGACATTACCGTGCCTTGGAATACCTTGTTAATATCGGTAGTGCTTTACGTATTAGTGCCACTTATAGCAGGCGCAGTTACGCGTAAAAAGCTGGATAAAGAAAATGACCATTCTCGCTTAAATCAGTTTTTAGCTACCATGAAACCGTGGTCGATTATTGGCTTGCTGGCCACCGTTGTGTTGTTGTTTGGTTTTCAATCGGAAACGATTTTAGCTAAACCAGAGGCAATTGTTCTTATTGCCATTCCTTTGCTTATTCAAACCTACGGTATTTTTGCTCTGGCCTATTGGTTGGCCAAGCGTATGAAGTTACCGCACAACATTGCTGCCCCAGCTTGTATGATTGGCACCTCTAACTTTTTTGAGTTAGCTGTAGCGGTTGCTATATCGCTGTTTGGCTTACACTCTGGTGCAGCATTAGCCACTGTGGTTGGTGTATTGGTTGAAGTACCAGTAATGCTTTCTTTAGTCTGGTTTGCTAACCGCACCCGCCATTGGTTTAGTTAA
- a CDS encoding metalloregulator ArsR/SmtB family transcription factor yields MNPQLFYKCLADDVRLKALMIIAEAGEACVCDLMQALQLDQPKTSRHLAQLRKCQVLQDQRRGKWVYYQLHPELPAWAERVIRETQANNKDYYQTELARFEANKQQLC; encoded by the coding sequence ATGAACCCTCAATTATTTTATAAATGTTTGGCCGATGACGTGCGCTTAAAAGCCTTGATGATTATTGCCGAGGCTGGTGAGGCGTGTGTTTGTGATTTGATGCAGGCCTTGCAGCTCGACCAACCAAAGACTTCTCGCCATTTAGCCCAGTTACGCAAATGCCAAGTATTGCAAGATCAACGCCGTGGTAAGTGGGTGTACTACCAATTACATCCGGAATTACCCGCTTGGGCTGAACGGGTGATCCGAGAAACTCAAGCCAACAACAAAGACTACTACCAAACAGAGTTAGCGCGCTTTGAGGCGAATAAACAACAGCTTTGCTAG
- a CDS encoding family 43 glycosylhydrolase, with protein MNIIKNNFTNCNKIVIGVMLAPLLVVSSYAETLRNRTLLPEVWAPNLIWDGGNNPHFNKWQPVGSADPTAKVFNGTLYVYTSTDSKELCQIRSDKLQKHAYAPWANTGFCMPGYQVFSSADASLNQSTWQKHGLVLRQKDVPWARKSAEGWGNSATMWAADVVEGDDGKYYMFFPSVRGDNNHQTIGVAVADSPAGPFVARPSPIATSNNFDHVFDPSVIKVGNQWYIFYAKNGSGGNKAIWAAKIDANFNYIYNPLDLMLEPGSYLEGPHAYMIGSDLWLQWASVTAPAQWPYPGGYQIKQAVAWNNNNPLSNFDQRGIMVHPFGNPGTNHGSVVSWANNYWAFYHDHLNGKNSGYTPTAPNQTHNYRRAMYSLVEIDVSKRGEVKPFRPDNIVSQPSLSN; from the coding sequence ATGAATATAATTAAAAACAATTTCACGAACTGTAATAAAATTGTGATTGGTGTAATGCTTGCCCCATTATTAGTGGTAAGTTCATATGCCGAAACATTAAGAAATAGAACATTGTTACCTGAGGTATGGGCTCCAAATCTAATTTGGGATGGTGGTAATAATCCTCACTTTAATAAGTGGCAGCCAGTTGGCTCTGCAGATCCTACCGCTAAAGTTTTTAACGGAACCCTGTACGTTTATACCTCAACAGACAGTAAAGAACTTTGCCAAATACGCAGTGACAAGCTACAAAAACATGCTTATGCACCTTGGGCTAATACCGGGTTTTGTATGCCGGGTTATCAAGTTTTTTCTTCTGCTGATGCCTCACTAAATCAGAGTACTTGGCAGAAGCATGGTTTGGTATTACGCCAAAAAGACGTGCCTTGGGCTAGAAAGTCTGCCGAAGGTTGGGGCAATAGCGCCACTATGTGGGCGGCTGACGTTGTAGAGGGAGATGATGGTAAGTATTACATGTTCTTCCCAAGTGTGAGAGGTGACAATAACCATCAAACCATCGGTGTGGCGGTGGCAGATTCCCCTGCGGGTCCATTTGTTGCGAGGCCTTCACCGATTGCTACCTCCAATAATTTTGACCATGTGTTTGACCCGTCGGTAATCAAGGTGGGCAACCAGTGGTACATTTTCTACGCTAAAAATGGCAGTGGGGGTAACAAAGCAATTTGGGCTGCAAAAATTGATGCCAACTTCAACTATATTTATAACCCTCTCGATTTAATGCTAGAGCCGGGCAGTTATCTGGAAGGGCCCCATGCTTACATGATAGGTAGTGACCTGTGGTTACAATGGGCAAGTGTTACTGCGCCAGCTCAATGGCCTTATCCTGGTGGCTACCAAATAAAGCAGGCGGTGGCATGGAATAACAATAATCCGCTATCGAATTTTGATCAGCGAGGCATTATGGTTCATCCATTTGGTAATCCAGGCACTAACCATGGCTCGGTTGTTTCTTGGGCGAATAACTATTGGGCGTTTTATCACGACCATTTAAATGGCAAAAACTCAGGCTATACACCCACTGCACCCAACCAAACACATAACTACCGTCGAGCGATGTATAGCTTAGTGGAAATTGATGTATCAAAACGTGGTGAAGTTAAACCATTTAGACCAGATAATATAGTGAGTCAGCCTAGTTTATCTAATTGA
- a CDS encoding PEP-CTERM sorting domain-containing protein, producing MKKLISLISVLLFSAAAQATPISSGLIIEGTTFSSNNAFQFFNDSTEGEKITSITWDLSPIGAFFDSTNTSPGLSSSPLTLGASSSVGHIFPTNDALNGSSILTISFTDFDAGEFFTFGVDTDFLNAPDANGLNGNQFFGATALAIFSDGSQRFGTYAPTNVAGFGSEVSIVQPATVPEPASILMLGLAICGLGVSRKRKA from the coding sequence TTGAAAAAGTTAATCAGTTTAATCAGCGTACTTTTATTTAGCGCAGCTGCACAAGCCACCCCAATTTCAAGCGGTTTGATTATTGAAGGAACTACATTTTCTAGCAATAACGCATTCCAGTTTTTTAATGATTCTACAGAGGGTGAGAAAATCACCTCTATTACTTGGGATTTAAGCCCAATTGGCGCGTTCTTTGATTCAACCAATACGAGCCCTGGTTTGAGCAGTAGCCCACTTACATTAGGTGCCTCTTCTTCTGTAGGTCATATTTTCCCAACCAACGATGCCTTGAATGGTTCGAGTATTTTAACCATCTCGTTTACTGATTTTGATGCTGGCGAGTTCTTTACTTTTGGTGTTGATACCGACTTTTTAAATGCTCCTGATGCAAATGGTCTAAATGGTAATCAGTTTTTTGGTGCTACGGCCTTAGCTATCTTCTCTGATGGCAGCCAGCGTTTTGGTACCTATGCGCCAACCAATGTTGCTGGTTTCGGTTCAGAGGTTTCTATTGTTCAGCCAGCTACTGTTCCAGAGCCAGCGTCGATACTTATGTTAGGTTTGGCTATTTGTGGTCTTGGCGTTTCTCGCAAGCGAAAAGCTTAA